From a region of the Bacteroidales bacterium genome:
- a CDS encoding electron transfer flavoprotein subunit beta/FixA family protein, translated as MKALVCIGHVPDTTSKIRFTDDDKKFDTTDIQYIIGPYEELALTRLLDIKDSGTDVHITAVNVGPVETEATLRKALAMGADEAVRVNAEPADAVFVAKQIAEVFKNGEYDVIVTGKESIDYNGSQVEGMIAEFIGLPSVSGASLFEIDGDKVKMEQEIEGGKQVLDATFPFVVSAGKGFALEPRIPNMRGIMMARRKKLDVVEPVEQNNMTEVVKHYLPEAKPQCKMVDPENVEELVRLLHEEAKII; from the coding sequence ATGAAAGCACTTGTTTGTATCGGACATGTTCCGGACACAACTTCAAAAATCAGATTTACTGATGATGACAAGAAATTTGATACTACAGATATTCAATACATTATTGGGCCGTATGAGGAATTGGCTTTGACCAGATTATTGGATATAAAAGACAGCGGTACTGATGTGCATATCACGGCAGTAAATGTAGGACCTGTTGAAACTGAAGCTACTTTAAGAAAAGCATTAGCAATGGGTGCTGACGAAGCTGTTAGGGTAAATGCAGAACCTGCTGATGCAGTGTTTGTTGCAAAGCAAATTGCAGAAGTATTTAAAAACGGAGAATATGACGTGATTGTAACCGGAAAAGAATCAATTGATTATAATGGCAGCCAAGTTGAAGGTATGATTGCTGAATTTATTGGTTTACCGTCAGTATCCGGAGCATCTTTATTTGAAATTGACGGCGATAAAGTTAAAATGGAGCAAGAAATTGAAGGAGGAAAACAGGTTCTTGACGCGACATTTCCGTTTGTAGTAAGTGCCGGAAAAGGATTTGCATTAGAACCGAGAATTCCGAATATGAGAGGTATTATGATGGCAAGAAGAAAGAAATTAGATGTTGTTGAACCGGTTGAGCAAAACAATATGACGGAAGTTGTCAAACATTATTTACCTGAAGCAAAACCTCAATGTAAAATGGTTGATCCTGAAAATGTTGAAGAATTGGTAAGATTGCTTCATGAGGAAGCAAAAATTATTTAA
- a CDS encoding PspA/IM30 family protein: MAFFKRLFKIGQAEAHAAVNKLEDPVKMTEQGIRDMKGKLDESIKALAEVKALAIRSKNDANKYRNKMSEYENKAIALIKRAEKGAIEPAEADRLATAALDGKEQAAQNLQTSLKTQKTYDVQVAKLDTTIDRLKKYINQWENEAKTLKARAKVSKATKTVNKQLANIDADGTVAMLERMKEKVEQDEALAESYADIAFENQSIDDEIDSVLEDTSGSGSEALEALKAKLAGGDTAITE; this comes from the coding sequence ATGGCATTTTTTAAAAGATTATTTAAAATCGGACAAGCTGAAGCACATGCTGCTGTTAATAAATTGGAAGACCCTGTAAAAATGACCGAACAAGGTATTCGCGACATGAAAGGGAAATTAGATGAAAGTATAAAAGCTTTAGCAGAAGTGAAGGCATTGGCTATCAGATCAAAAAATGATGCTAATAAGTATCGTAACAAAATGAGTGAATACGAAAATAAAGCAATTGCTTTAATAAAACGTGCTGAGAAAGGAGCTATAGAACCTGCCGAAGCTGATCGTCTCGCAACTGCTGCTCTTGACGGAAAAGAACAAGCAGCTCAAAATCTTCAAACATCATTAAAAACTCAAAAGACTTATGATGTACAAGTGGCTAAATTAGACACAACAATTGATCGTTTGAAAAAATATATTAATCAATGGGAAAATGAAGCTAAAACACTTAAAGCAAGAGCAAAAGTAAGCAAAGCTACAAAAACAGTTAATAAGCAATTAGCAAATATAGATGCCGACGGTACTGTTGCAATGCTCGAAAGAATGAAAGAAAAAGTTGAGCAAGATGAGGCATTGGCAGAATCTTATGCCGATATTGCTTTTGAGAATCAAAGTATTGATGATGAAATTGACAGTGTTCTTGAAGATACTTCAGGAAGCGGATCTGAAGCACTGGAAGCATTGAAAGCAAAATTAGCAGGCGGTGATACTGCAATTACTGAATAA
- a CDS encoding TonB-dependent receptor yields MKINFSFVLLTVLSVFPVLLFAQKDSSSIKLSEVIISAGRVEQKIKHLPASVSILNKDEINRASANSVDDLLKTTAGINIIRPFGMFGGSKVSMRGFGGNEQGRILVLQDGVPINKSDLGGVNWNRINPLSVNKIEVLRGPGSSVYGSNAMGGIINIITQESTDKFLSGKARLSYGTYNTYSAEVDLSGSPLQNKNWNYKVSSFYRKSDGYISQPDSLRDSTHIAAWSEEFALNVSNSYKLNKENKIDLSYNYYNDRRGQGVKIFDKIGNAADHDTHFFRSKYSGNKGNFQWNINLYFQNEHYFRIVEKYKNSYSLYYVNSFRNDLGFIGNITYRTEMNVFSGGFDYKKGLVNGADEYQTSSDIIRNLGDVNCISAFIYDDFEFAKNFFLNVAVHYDYILLSKSEFVLENETESSDFLIPYQFNISGKNWNTFSPKLSVQYIKDRFKTYISYSSGFRTPTLDDLTRTGFIAGGFKIANPDLQAEKINNFELGSSFTRKKWNASVTAYYTLGHDFMYYTETGDLIFGNKPIVIKQNITDVELYGAEASLNIDFNKVFKTFINYTYGKNMIINFEENKDLEGKVLTYSPEQIFNAGIIFKSKIIDFLSSFNYLTEQYLNDANTEIIPEQYLLNLKLIKIFEFGLEASASVQNLLDNRYLIYYDQLSIGRFMTFSLAFQF; encoded by the coding sequence AGATCAAACATTTACCGGCGTCAGTTTCAATTCTTAACAAAGATGAAATAAACAGAGCATCAGCTAATTCTGTTGATGACTTATTGAAAACTACGGCGGGCATAAATATTATCAGACCCTTCGGAATGTTTGGAGGGAGTAAAGTGAGTATGAGAGGTTTCGGCGGAAATGAACAAGGAAGGATACTGGTGTTGCAAGATGGTGTTCCTATAAATAAGTCTGATCTTGGAGGTGTTAATTGGAACAGAATCAATCCTTTATCAGTTAATAAGATTGAAGTATTAAGGGGTCCCGGTTCATCTGTTTACGGATCGAATGCTATGGGTGGTATTATCAATATAATAACTCAAGAATCTACTGATAAATTTTTGTCAGGTAAAGCAAGATTGTCATACGGAACCTATAATACTTATTCTGCAGAAGTTGATCTTTCAGGAAGTCCTTTACAAAATAAGAATTGGAATTATAAAGTCAGTTCTTTCTACAGGAAAAGTGACGGCTATATAAGCCAACCTGACAGTTTAAGAGATTCTACTCATATTGCCGCATGGTCAGAAGAGTTTGCTTTGAATGTATCAAATTCATATAAATTAAACAAGGAAAACAAAATTGATCTTTCATATAATTATTATAATGACAGAAGAGGACAAGGTGTAAAAATATTTGATAAAATCGGTAATGCTGCAGATCATGATACTCATTTTTTCAGGAGCAAATATTCCGGGAATAAAGGAAATTTTCAATGGAATATAAATTTATACTTTCAAAATGAGCATTATTTCAGAATTGTAGAAAAATATAAAAATTCATATTCTTTATATTATGTAAATTCATTTCGAAATGATCTTGGTTTTATCGGTAATATTACTTATAGAACTGAAATGAATGTATTTTCGGGTGGGTTTGATTATAAAAAAGGACTCGTAAACGGAGCCGATGAATATCAAACATCTTCGGATATTATCAGAAATTTAGGAGATGTAAATTGTATTTCGGCATTTATTTATGATGATTTTGAATTTGCAAAAAACTTTTTTTTGAATGTTGCTGTTCATTATGATTACATTTTATTAAGCAAATCTGAATTTGTTTTGGAAAATGAAACTGAAAGTTCTGATTTTTTAATCCCTTATCAATTTAATATTTCAGGAAAAAATTGGAACACATTTTCACCGAAATTATCTGTACAATATATAAAAGACAGATTTAAAACATATATATCATATTCGAGTGGTTTTAGAACTCCTACATTGGATGATTTAACCAGAACCGGTTTTATTGCAGGTGGTTTTAAGATTGCAAATCCGGATCTTCAAGCCGAAAAAATTAATAATTTCGAATTAGGTTCAAGTTTCACAAGGAAGAAGTGGAATGCATCTGTTACTGCATATTATACTTTAGGTCACGATTTTATGTATTATACAGAAACCGGAGACTTAATTTTTGGTAACAAACCAATTGTAATAAAGCAAAACATAACTGATGTTGAACTATACGGAGCTGAGGCATCATTAAATATTGACTTTAATAAAGTTTTTAAAACATTTATAAACTACACCTACGGAAAAAATATGATTATTAATTTTGAAGAGAATAAAGATTTGGAAGGCAAAGTGTTAACATATTCTCCGGAACAGATTTTTAATGCAGGAATTATTTTCAAATCAAAAATTATAGATTTTTTAAGTTCATTTAATTACTTAACAGAGCAATATTTAAATGATGCCAACACAGAAATAATTCCCGAACAATATCTTTTAAATTTGAAATTGATTAAAATATTTGAATTCGGGCTTGAGGCTTCCGCTTCAGTTCAAAATTTATTAGATAACAGATACTTAATATATTATGATCAGTTGAGTATAGGTAGATTTATGACTTTTAGTCTTGCCTTTCAATTTTGA